The segment TTTTCCTGTATGTTGTTTTTCAGGTTCTAAGACGGAAATACAACTATCCGAGCCTGGCTCGCGGTACTTCGAAGACATCACGACGAAAATGGAGGAACGACGCTGCGACTTAATAGGTAAGCAAGCCGGGCATAATCAATTATAGTAATTACAGTATTTTCTTTATACAAGCTCAGAACTTGTCCATGATATAAGCAAATGTTGCATCCCCTCTATTTACAATATAATACAATTTGCTGAACCGCGAGAGCGTCGCTTCTATagagaaaataataattattaaatgtgTTTGCTATATACAGGTAGACAGAAGTATCTGAGAGACAAAATCACGACGATGGAACGCTCGATTCCAGCGCTGATAGCGTATAATATGTGGATGGCCAAAGATATGTGCGACGACGCGCCGTATTGTAAAGTTCGGAACATCATGAAGAGGTTCTCGACTCATCCGGACCCGACCGAGAAGCTCCTAGGCAACTTGAaaaaaaccgtaaaggaacttcACGGAGAGACGACGGAGTTGCATGTACGGAACGATTGAAATTCAGCGATTAATTCGGGTAAATCTTGCCAGTGTGCTGGAATTTACGCATCCAGTCCAAAACTTCATTGTATACAATCGTCGTTTAATTTTTATCCGTAAAAGATactcaataaaaataatatatgtaATTGCAGGAGAAAATTATTCAAGCGGACGTTAAGTTAGAGGAAACTGACATGGAGCTTGAATCCTTGGAACTTGCAAACAAAGAGATGAACGATATTTTGAACAATTTGGAGAAGGAGGTGGGAAGTTACACTTCCCCCAGTCTTCATTCCATCCATTCCGAAGACCTAATATGTTTATCGAAGATTCGTCAATTGGCTAAAGAGGAATTATGTTTGAAGAATTGCATCAGGGAGTTGGAGTTGAAAGAAACGTTGTTTAAGGAACACATGGACCGCTTGTTGACGTCCAGAGAGTATCAAAATGTTTACGATAGACGTAAAATACTCGGTTGTACTCAAGATATGGGCTGTAGCGGGAAAAACATATGCTGTATTCCTAAAAAATGTTTGCGGCACAAACCAAGCGGACATCGTTCAAAGAAAAAACTCGGAAAAGGAGAAATCGATGTAGTCAGCGAAAGCGAACGGGTAGGATCATATTTTTGCTTACTTCGTACATAGTTTCACGATTAATACAATAATTTGTTTCCGCTTCTATGCAGACACAGACACAAAGTGATGCAATAGTTTCTACTTCCGAGCACGAAATTAAGGATAAACAAAATCATATCGTCAAGCAAAAGGAGCCCAAAGAAAAGATAGAGAAAAAATCTTCGTGGATGCCGAATTGGTGGTCAGGCAATCAGAAAGCGGAAGAAGTCTCGTCTTTGAAGAACGAAGAAACGATTACGTTGTCGACTCCTGAGAAtaacgtaaaaataaaattgattttatcaTTGCAGGCAATATATCGATGGTATACGTTTAATCTCATTGTAGGAACTTGCAAAATCAACTGCCGTCGAAGCATCAGCGCAATTGCACAATTCTGAGGGAGAACTGAAAAATGTAAAAGAGATTAACGATAAACCATCTAAATCGAATAAAACTGGATACACAATTCCGTCTTGTAAACCTTGTGGACACTCGGTGTGTCCACCACCATCCTCCACGAAATCTGGAGATCATCGAAGGATCAAGACTAAACTTTGCGCGGGCAAATTCGTCCTACCTTGTGATATCCCCTGCAATAAACTGTTCAAGGGTTGTTCCCAATCTACAGTTCCATCGACGAAACCATTTTGCGAGCTAATACGTTGCCTAGCCGCAGATCATGGTATGTAATGCAGGGGATCATTCAATGTTAggagtaaaaattaattttaactttaCCATACAGGCATTCGAAAATCGTGCAAACCATTCATACCACCCTGTAATCTTGGAAATCTGTGTGAAATTTGTCCTTCAATGTCTTGTAAGGATTATTCAAGGATGGGAAACTGCAGGTGCAACTGCAAGGGTAAATGTGCTCTTGGGCTGTCAGATGCAGAGTGCAATTGCAGCGATGCACTATTGGATCCATCGGACGAGTACCAACCTACTGCTTCGAAGCTACGTATGGACCCACATGCGCAAGATAGTAATAGTGACGATGAATTTTGCGAATGTTGTTCCTGTGGCTGCGAAGACAGTAACCCATCCTTTGCATGCCAGTGCAACTAACTGTTGGTATACCAAATTTCTAAGAAAAcattgatataaaaatttatgaaatttgaaaaatatatttttaatgcaTACAATAGTATTATAACTTTGTATGAAGCAGGAAGTAGTTACAATGTTTGAGCATGAAACCGAATTCAATAGAGATTTATTGAATCTGTAAtttcaaattggtatttttaataGTTTAATTATGTATCCAGCTCTATCCAAATATCTTATGTTGCAATCTAATTCATTTATTATGTTCATATAttcatatatatattatttataattaatttatctTGAAATGAAAGATGTTGAGTTCTTCTATCTCCTTGATTTTGTCACTAAATATCCACACTGTATCTGTTAAAAAATTTGTACTAAATAAACtaatcttgataaataattaaaatacaacTTAAAGTTTTAGAACACGTATTCCACTGCTTTTGAAGGTGGCTTCATTAGAAAagattatgtaaaaaaaaagaaaaggaatgACATTTCACGTAACATTTTTTCCTGAAACCGCTGATAAAattacagtttggtaccacgtcaaCCACGAAATTAACAATATCGAATTATTGTATCAGTCGAATGTTGACGACCTGGAAATCTATCATTAAATTTGTATCGACAATTTCGTTAGGTGTATGTAATCGCTATCGAAAAGAAGAATTTGTTATGCTACTTATAACAATACTGATTCCTTCGAAGTGACTGGATACACACTACAGCAGGAATCTTCCCTTTGTAAACAAAAGTAAAAATGATAAGTCATACTATTAATGTCGCAAGATCACGGAGCATGTATTGGCATATATGGCGCTAGACAGGAAACGCTACATTCTCCTAATTAGGAGTCATCGATGTAATTCCACCAATCGGAAAACTTTATGCCTTACGACAAAGGAAGTCTGAACTGGGAGACATTCAACGAAGGTAAATTTTGAATGAATTGAGACTTGAATAAATGAATTTGAATGTCCTTGAAAGACCAACATATTTAGGTCAATGAATTCATCACGAAATGAGCTACAAGCttatataaatgaaaatatatatttctatttaaaaatcatCAGAAGAAGCATGGAACGATTTTATAATTGTATTGTCAAAGAAAAAGGAATTATACTCAAaatattattggaaatatataaattaaacaaaaaaattatgtttttcaAATATACTGTGAAAAAAACACGTGGTTAATTTAAGCGAAATCAAATTAGGTTGGGCTGGTCTGTATTTGAAATTCAGAATATTATTTGAAGTGGCCAACCAGAGTCAAGAACAATTCTCGCGCGTATCAGCCACACTGCTCGAGGCTCGAGGCTCTCTATTGAATCGATAGGACTTTCTCGAGTAAGGTAATCGAGATCGAGATCTTTGATCGTGAATATCGTGATTCGTGATCCATCACAGCGACACAGCATTCACAGTCAGAATCGTGATCACCGTGTCTCGATCACGTCGTTCGTATTGTTTCATATTGTTTTCACTGTGAATTATTTTTGGATTATCTGATGTGTTGTTGATGTTTTCTCGCGAAGCTCCTTCGTTGCATTCTCAAGGAAAATTTGTTCGTGTAAATACAGTCGAATAATCAGTATTTCCACATTTTCGTAAGAAAAGTCATCAAGATGCCGGTATTTCATACGAAAACTATAGAAAGTATTCTTGAGCCTGTAGCACAGCAGGTAATTATATTCATCtttcatttttacaattatttagttattagatttaaaaaaaaatattcaatattttaacgtttCGAAAAATCTCATCAACTTGTTACttcctttttttatttaaaaggggCGAAAGGACTGAATCAAAAAgtgtaatatttaataaaagtaactaataaattaaaatattattctcaaaaGAATTGTTTATCTTCAAAGATACATATTTGGAACATACTGTAAATATTGTCTGTGCTTTTCATGTAATATCTATATATAACTTGCTTGTATACACTGgaaatctgtcaaagaatagttATTCATTGTCtgataataattaaatacattATTTTTAGAAAGTATACAGATAATTCGATTTCattgatattaattattatgaatgattatatttatgaTGAGTCAAATTGCCAAGTGACTTATGTTTCTTTATATAGACCTATGACATCATTCTACAAATATAGGACGGATACTAAATTCATCTTTAGGTCTGAGAGCTTAGATATATGAAATTCAATCCCTTTGCTTGTTAAATTATGAAATGAAACATTATTAACCATCCAAGATCCCTAGTACTTCCAAAAAAGGACTGGTGAAGTTACCTATCATCATGTCATCCCACATATCACACATACAAAAATGTACCAATATACATTATATCAAAGTCCTTCTGAATATGTTAATATTATACTTCAATGTTAATGCACAATATATATAAACCCATTTATTATTTTCCTATGGccataataaaattttttcaatacatttaaatataacaaataaaaaatgaagtaattaactaattttagtaattaagtaattttatatgataaaattaaatattttcatattataagtataataatatataataatatatagtaTGTAAATAAAACTTATTAATCTGATTGGTTCACTTCTTCTTAATATACATGtatgaatgtaaaaatatgaaCAATAGCATAATATAAACTAATAATATGTATTctcatacatacatataattaAACATAGGTTTCGAGGCTTGTTATTTTACATGAAGAAGCTGAAGATGGAAATGCAATGCCTGATTTGGGTAGGCCTGTACAAGCAGTTAGTATGGCTGTGGCGAATCTTGTGAAGGTAATTTACTTTTGTACAaacaaaagaatttttatttgatatttatttatttttacttaaatATATCATTGGTGGACAGGTTGGGAAAGAAACAATAAATTCTTCTGATGATGCATTGCTTAAACAAGATATGCCTGGTGCATTACAACGTGTTGAAGGTGCTTCTCGATTGTTGGAAGAAGCATCAGCTATGTTAAAACAAGATCCATATTCTGGACCAGCTaggtattaaaattattacattTCTTTTTATCTTTAACAAAATACCAGCATTAACAGATAATTAAGTACTCTTCTTAAAATTGCTTCTTCAATTTTAGAAAAAAGCTTATAGAAGGTTCTCGCGGTATTCTTCAAGGAACTAGTTCATTGTTACTTTGTTTCGATGAAAGTGAAGTACGTAAAATTATCAGAGAATGTAAAAGAGTGCTAGATTATTTGGCAGTAACCGAAGTTATTGAAACAATGGAGGATTTAGTTCATTTTCTTAAGAATTTAAGTCCTTGTCTCAGTAAAGTATCGAAAGAAGTAAGTGCCCGCGAGAAAGAGTTGACTCATCAAGTGCATAGAGAGATTCTTGTACGCTGTTTGGAGCAAGTAAGCATAGAATGAAGttgtatatatttaatatttattattactaaTGCACACTATGTATATTGAAACTTATTTATGTAACAGGTGAAAACACTTGCGCCAATTCTTATCTGCTCtatgaaaatttttatccatATTATCTCTCAAGGAGGCAAGGGAGCAGAAGAAGCAGCAGAAAATAGGAACTATTTGTCCAGTAGAATGTCAGATgaattaaatgaaattattagAGTGTTACAGTTGACAACATATGATGAAGAAGAGTGGGATGCTGATCAGTTAACAGtaggtatttaaaaaaaaattccaataataaacaaaaaatttaatattttaatcgcatgttaggttctgAAGAAGGCACAGAGTGCTATAGAATCCCGAATACGAGCTGCTTATGATTGGTTAGATGATGGACTTGCTTTGCGCGGTGGAGTAGGAGAAAAAAGTCTTCGTCAAATAGTTGAACAAGCGCAACGCTTAGCAGAAAGATATCTTCCTCCATCTCAAGCAGAGCCATTGAATAAATTAACTTCAGAAATTGTTACTATGACCAATGCTCTTTGCGAATTGCGACAAAATGAAAgaggtttatttatttatttcaataataatatGTGCATAGAATATTTGTACacttcatgtgtatctttattAATTCTTCTTCGATTCTTTTATGTTTAAAGAAACCACGCCACAAGCGGAAGTGTTAGCACGTGGTATTAAAGAGAAGATGAACGAGCTTCGCAGTTCTATTGCTTGCGCTATAGAAGCTGCTGATAAATCTGGAACCACACAAACTGCGCATAC is part of the Colletes latitarsis isolate SP2378_abdomen chromosome 10, iyColLati1, whole genome shotgun sequence genome and harbors:
- the LOC143346228 gene encoding uncharacterized protein LOC143346228 isoform X1, translated to MSRCKCSKTEIQLSEPGSRYFEDITTKMEERRCDLIGRQKYLRDKITTMERSIPALIAYNMWMAKDMCDDAPYCKVRNIMKRFSTHPDPTEKLLGNLKKTVKELHGETTELHEKIIQADVKLEETDMELESLELANKEMNDILNNLEKEVGSYTSPSLHSIHSEDLICLSKIRQLAKEELCLKNCIRELELKETLFKEHMDRLLTSREYQNVYDRRKILGCTQDMGCSGKNICCIPKKCLRHKPSGHRSKKKLGKGEIDVVSESERTQTQSDAIVSTSEHEIKDKQNHIVKQKEPKEKIEKKSSWMPNWWSGNQKAEEVSSLKNEETITLSTPENNELAKSTAVEASAQLHNSEGELKNVKEINDKPSKSNKTGYTIPSCKPCGHSVCPPPSSTKSGDHRRIKTKLCAGKFVLPCDIPCNKLFKGCSQSTVPSTKPFCELIRCLAADHGIRKSCKPFIPPCNLGNLCEICPSMSCKDYSRMGNCRCNCKGKCALGLSDAECNCSDALLDPSDEYQPTASKLRMDPHAQDSNSDDEFCECCSCGCEDSNPSFACQCN
- the LOC143346228 gene encoding uncharacterized protein LOC143346228 isoform X2; its protein translation is MYGTIEIQRLIREKIIQADVKLEETDMELESLELANKEMNDILNNLEKEVGSYTSPSLHSIHSEDLICLSKIRQLAKEELCLKNCIRELELKETLFKEHMDRLLTSREYQNVYDRRKILGCTQDMGCSGKNICCIPKKCLRHKPSGHRSKKKLGKGEIDVVSESERTQTQSDAIVSTSEHEIKDKQNHIVKQKEPKEKIEKKSSWMPNWWSGNQKAEEVSSLKNEETITLSTPENNELAKSTAVEASAQLHNSEGELKNVKEINDKPSKSNKTGYTIPSCKPCGHSVCPPPSSTKSGDHRRIKTKLCAGKFVLPCDIPCNKLFKGCSQSTVPSTKPFCELIRCLAADHGIRKSCKPFIPPCNLGNLCEICPSMSCKDYSRMGNCRCNCKGKCALGLSDAECNCSDALLDPSDEYQPTASKLRMDPHAQDSNSDDEFCECCSCGCEDSNPSFACQCN